Proteins encoded within one genomic window of Actinoplanes octamycinicus:
- a CDS encoding sulfotransferase family protein, whose translation MAQVLFLGGLGRSGTTLVERLLGELPGVCALGEVVHLWQRDLRDDERCGCGERFSACAFWQQVGKHAFDGWANVDVDRVHALRDAVERTRHIPRLAASGTPAADVREYAGYYSRIYTAAAEISGARLVVDSSKHSALAHVLRAAGDIDLKVVHVVRDARGVAYSWTKRVARPETDGAQEMTRYSPGRSALLWNAHNAAFGLLARRGVPVRRIRYEEFLADPRAALIRLADFAGLTLHPTDLDFLRPGHADLRVGHSAAGNPMRFTVGRLPLRHDDAWMRSLPAGQRRLVGAVCGPMLRAYGYPLNPQEAR comes from the coding sequence GTGGCACAAGTGCTATTTCTGGGCGGATTGGGGCGAAGCGGCACCACACTCGTCGAACGTCTGCTCGGCGAACTGCCCGGCGTCTGCGCGCTCGGCGAGGTCGTCCACCTCTGGCAGCGCGACCTGCGCGACGACGAGCGCTGTGGCTGCGGCGAGCGCTTCTCGGCCTGCGCGTTCTGGCAGCAGGTCGGCAAGCACGCCTTCGACGGCTGGGCGAACGTGGATGTCGACCGGGTGCACGCGCTGCGCGACGCGGTCGAGCGGACCCGGCACATCCCCCGGCTGGCCGCCTCCGGCACGCCCGCCGCCGACGTCCGGGAATACGCCGGCTACTACTCGCGGATCTACACCGCGGCGGCCGAGATCTCCGGCGCCCGGCTGGTGGTCGACTCGTCGAAACACTCCGCCCTGGCCCACGTGCTGCGCGCGGCCGGCGACATCGACCTCAAGGTGGTGCACGTGGTCCGGGACGCGCGCGGGGTGGCGTACTCGTGGACCAAGCGGGTGGCCCGCCCGGAGACCGACGGCGCGCAGGAGATGACCCGCTACTCCCCCGGCCGCTCGGCGCTGCTGTGGAACGCGCACAACGCCGCGTTCGGCCTGCTCGCCCGCCGCGGCGTGCCGGTCCGCCGGATCCGTTACGAGGAGTTCCTGGCCGATCCGCGGGCCGCGCTGATCCGGCTGGCCGACTTCGCCGGGCTCACCCTGCACCCCACCGACCTGGACTTCCTCCGGCCCGGCCACGCCGACCTGCGGGTCGGGCACAGCGCGGCGGGCAACCCGATGCGCTTCACCGTCGGCCGCCTGCCGCTGCGCCACGACGACGCCTGGATGCGCTCGCTGCCGGCCGGTCAGCGCCGCCTGGTCGGCGCGGTGTGCGGGCCGATGCTGCGCGCGTACGGCTACCCGCTGAACCCACAGGAGGCGCGATGA
- a CDS encoding sulfotransferase domain-containing protein, with translation MNVRNLPAPMKAVVHLGSRSYGRLTSDQRMLPSFLICGGQRCGTTSLYRAMAAHPVVLKAVLHKGVHYFDTSYHRGIDWYRAHFPARRAAEKVAERYGVPAQTFESSPYYMYHPQAVARIARDLPYAKIVVLVRDPVERAYSQHHHEVARGFDTERDFGAALALEPARLHRQEERLAADPEYYSFAHQHHAYRGRGEYARYLSVMAQHVGRERIHVVESERFFTDPEPVYDEVCRFLGLPPQLERPAFERHNARPRQADMDPALRRELRAYYQPHDEALAGWLGHAPIWRRE, from the coding sequence ATGAACGTGCGCAACCTGCCCGCCCCGATGAAGGCGGTGGTGCACCTGGGCTCCCGCTCGTACGGCCGGCTCACCTCCGACCAGCGGATGCTGCCGTCCTTCTTGATCTGCGGCGGCCAACGCTGCGGCACCACCTCGCTCTACCGGGCGATGGCCGCGCACCCGGTGGTGCTCAAGGCGGTGCTGCACAAGGGCGTGCACTACTTCGACACGTCGTACCACCGCGGGATCGACTGGTACCGGGCGCACTTCCCGGCCCGGCGGGCGGCGGAGAAGGTGGCCGAACGGTACGGCGTCCCGGCGCAGACCTTCGAGTCCAGCCCGTACTACATGTACCACCCCCAGGCGGTGGCCCGGATCGCGCGCGACCTGCCGTACGCGAAGATCGTGGTCCTGGTCCGCGACCCGGTGGAACGGGCCTACTCACAGCACCACCACGAGGTGGCCCGGGGTTTCGACACCGAGCGGGACTTCGGCGCGGCGCTGGCCCTGGAGCCGGCCCGGCTGCACCGGCAGGAGGAGCGGCTGGCCGCCGATCCGGAGTACTACAGCTTCGCCCACCAGCACCACGCCTATCGGGGACGCGGCGAGTACGCCCGCTACCTGAGCGTGATGGCCCAGCACGTCGGCCGGGAACGCATCCACGTGGTCGAATCGGAGCGGTTCTTCACCGACCCCGAGCCGGTCTACGACGAGGTCTGCCGCTTCCTCGGACTGCCGCCGCAGCTGGAACGCCCGGCCTTCGAGCGGCACAACGCCCGGCCCCGGCAGGCCGACATGGACCCGGCGCTGCGGCGTGAGCTGCGCGCCTACTACCAGCCGCACGACGAGGCCCTGGCCGGGTGGCTGGGACACGCGCCGATCTGGCGGCGCGAGTGA
- a CDS encoding glycosyltransferase family 2 protein, with the protein MNWPSVGVVIPTRNRPELVRRSIAAVREQRYPGELKVIVVYDQTEPDFSLACTEDVPVLVLTNWRPAGLAGARNTGVLALDTELVAFCDDDDRWLPDKLRRQVAALLAEPDAEFATCAIEVEFEGHTTPRLAGRSRVTVDDLARSRMAMLHSSSFLIRREALAEDAMGLVAEDAPGSQNEDWDLLLRAARRTPIVHLDEPLVQVLWGRSSHYAYEYATKISSLRWMMQRHPEISGCRPGAARVYGQLACWSAATGNRSQAWQFSKEAVRANWKEPRTAIALAAMTGAVKVENVLSALHKRGRGI; encoded by the coding sequence ATGAACTGGCCGTCGGTCGGGGTCGTCATCCCCACCCGGAACCGCCCGGAACTGGTCCGCCGGTCGATCGCCGCGGTCCGCGAGCAGCGGTACCCGGGCGAGCTCAAGGTGATCGTGGTCTACGACCAGACCGAGCCGGACTTCTCGCTGGCCTGCACCGAGGACGTACCGGTGCTGGTCCTGACCAACTGGCGGCCCGCCGGCCTGGCCGGGGCCCGGAACACCGGGGTCCTGGCCCTGGACACCGAGCTGGTGGCGTTCTGCGACGACGACGACCGCTGGCTGCCGGACAAGCTGCGCCGCCAGGTGGCCGCACTGCTGGCCGAGCCGGACGCCGAGTTCGCCACCTGCGCGATCGAGGTGGAGTTCGAGGGGCACACCACGCCCCGGCTGGCCGGGCGCAGCCGGGTGACGGTCGACGACCTGGCCCGGTCCCGGATGGCGATGCTGCACTCGTCGTCGTTCCTGATCCGCCGGGAGGCGCTCGCCGAGGACGCCATGGGCCTGGTCGCCGAGGACGCCCCGGGCAGCCAGAACGAGGATTGGGACCTTCTGCTCAGGGCCGCCCGCCGGACGCCGATCGTGCATCTGGACGAGCCGCTGGTGCAGGTGCTCTGGGGGCGCAGTTCGCACTACGCCTACGAGTACGCCACCAAGATCTCCTCGCTGCGCTGGATGATGCAGCGGCACCCGGAGATCAGTGGCTGCCGGCCCGGCGCCGCCCGGGTGTACGGGCAGCTCGCCTGCTGGTCGGCGGCGACCGGCAACCGCAGTCAGGCGTGGCAGTTCAGCAAGGAGGCGGTGCGGGCGAACTGGAAGGAGCCGCGGACCGCGATCGCCCTCGCGGCGATGACCGGGGCGGTCAAAGTGGAGAACGTCCTTTCAGCGCTGCACAAGCGTGGCCGAGGTATCTGA
- a CDS encoding O-antigen ligase family protein, producing MTTVVPAAPSAGPAQHRAGRDLSLPAWPVTGILLLYPLWWALGLGVLIFPLLAVPMLVLLIRRRAAGRPLRLPPGFAWWAIFLIAVVVSIAALGADPAQTVVERAAGRLPAVLYKLSMYLSLTVLLLYTGNLTERELPRRRLVRLLAGMFVLTVLGGLLGMVAGTFEFTSPVEWLLPHGIRSKGFVRSLVHPYAAQIMDIVGGEKPRPAAPWGYTNTWGNNFCLLVPWLLVAAAASARRSRKVLAWVCLLVAVAPAVVSLNRGLWIGLGVLVLYVSARYILAGKLWVLGALALASAAIAIALTATPLGDTVQARLDNGKSNGVRSFLIERALDGFADSPVIGYGGTRNTLGGRNSITVGESSECERCGNFTVGGNGQLWQLLYAHGAVGAAGYLGFFGYGLWRFRRDRTAVGVAGSAALVSSFSAMLWYNSLVTPLAFMVLAYALLWRNWIEGKTI from the coding sequence ATGACCACGGTCGTCCCGGCGGCACCCTCCGCCGGACCGGCCCAGCACCGCGCCGGACGGGACCTGAGTCTGCCGGCCTGGCCGGTGACCGGGATCCTGCTGCTGTACCCGCTCTGGTGGGCGCTCGGGCTCGGCGTGCTGATCTTCCCGCTGCTGGCCGTACCGATGCTGGTCCTGCTGATCCGCCGGCGGGCCGCGGGCCGCCCGCTCCGCCTGCCGCCGGGTTTCGCCTGGTGGGCGATCTTCCTGATCGCCGTGGTGGTGAGCATCGCGGCGCTCGGCGCGGATCCGGCGCAGACCGTGGTCGAGCGGGCCGCCGGCCGGCTCCCGGCGGTGCTCTACAAGCTGTCCATGTACCTCTCACTGACCGTGCTGCTGCTCTACACCGGCAACCTGACCGAGCGGGAGCTGCCCCGGCGCCGGCTGGTCCGGCTGCTCGCCGGGATGTTCGTGCTCACCGTGCTGGGCGGGCTGCTCGGCATGGTGGCCGGGACGTTCGAGTTCACCTCGCCGGTGGAGTGGCTGCTGCCGCACGGGATCCGGAGCAAGGGTTTCGTCCGGTCGCTGGTGCACCCCTACGCCGCGCAGATCATGGACATCGTCGGCGGCGAGAAGCCGCGCCCGGCGGCGCCCTGGGGTTACACCAACACCTGGGGCAACAACTTCTGCCTGCTGGTCCCGTGGCTGCTGGTGGCGGCCGCGGCCAGCGCCCGGCGCAGCCGCAAGGTCCTCGCCTGGGTCTGCCTGCTGGTGGCGGTCGCGCCGGCCGTGGTCTCGCTGAACCGGGGCCTGTGGATCGGCCTGGGCGTGCTGGTCCTCTACGTCTCGGCCCGCTACATCCTGGCCGGCAAGCTCTGGGTGCTGGGCGCGCTGGCGCTGGCCTCGGCCGCGATCGCGATCGCGCTGACCGCCACCCCGCTCGGCGACACCGTGCAGGCCCGGCTGGACAACGGCAAGTCGAACGGGGTCCGGTCGTTCCTGATCGAGCGGGCCCTGGACGGGTTCGCCGACTCCCCGGTGATCGGTTACGGCGGCACCCGCAACACCCTCGGCGGGCGCAACTCGATCACGGTCGGCGAGAGCTCCGAGTGCGAGCGCTGCGGCAACTTCACCGTCGGCGGCAACGGCCAGCTCTGGCAGCTGCTCTACGCGCACGGCGCGGTCGGCGCCGCCGGATATCTCGGCTTCTTCGGGTACGGCCTGTGGCGATTCCGCCGCGACCGCACCGCCGTCGGGGTGGCCGGCAGCGCCGCGCTGGTCAGCTCGTTCTCCGCGATGCTCTGGTACAACTCGCTGGTCACCCCTCTGGCCTTCATGGTTCTCGCGTACGCGCTGCTCTGGCGCAACTGGATCGAGGGGAAGACGATTTGA
- a CDS encoding lipopolysaccharide biosynthesis protein: MAGSALAGGVGVVVTWIVARRLGQAEAGAFFSATAAFVLAGGLAKLGTGTGLVYWPARLRTTGGSHLLGACLRTGLVPVVGLSLVLAAVLGFAAPNDTLRTLAFLLPLQVLTDTLLTATRGYRSMRPTVLVDRVLRNVLQLLAVGAAALWFASLPGFALAWALPYLPAAVLAGLALRRIYLAGRPPGATSRRAERRALRRDFWLFTGPRAVAAVAQLALQRVDVLLVAALGGLGAAAVYAVAGRFVILIQFANQGISQSVQPRLAEALSTGDRVTANRLYQVATGWLVLVTWPICLLVILFAPAYLRLFGDAYTAGTPVVRLLAVAMLVATGCGMVDMVLAMAGRTSVNLGNVLVALAVTIGLDVLLIPRWGALGAAAGLAGAMLANNLLPLVQVYRGARLHPFGPGTRAAALLAIGCFGLLPRAVTALAGDGPAGLALAVAVATPAFAAGAWLLRDRLELGAFTRRNPQEAS; the protein is encoded by the coding sequence ATGGCCGGATCGGCGCTGGCCGGCGGTGTCGGCGTGGTGGTCACCTGGATCGTCGCGCGCCGCCTCGGTCAGGCCGAGGCGGGCGCGTTCTTCTCCGCCACCGCCGCGTTCGTGCTGGCCGGCGGCCTGGCCAAGCTGGGCACCGGCACCGGCCTGGTCTACTGGCCGGCCCGGCTGCGGACCACCGGCGGCAGCCACCTGCTCGGCGCCTGCCTGCGCACCGGACTCGTCCCGGTGGTCGGGTTGTCGCTGGTCCTGGCGGCGGTGCTGGGGTTCGCCGCGCCGAACGACACGCTGCGGACGCTGGCGTTCCTCCTTCCGCTGCAGGTGCTCACCGACACCCTGCTCACCGCCACCCGCGGGTATCGCTCGATGCGCCCGACCGTGCTGGTGGACCGGGTGCTGCGCAACGTCCTGCAGCTGCTCGCGGTCGGCGCCGCGGCGCTGTGGTTCGCCTCGCTGCCCGGTTTCGCGCTGGCCTGGGCCCTGCCCTACCTGCCGGCCGCGGTGCTCGCCGGGCTCGCCCTGCGCCGGATCTACCTGGCCGGACGTCCCCCGGGCGCGACCAGCCGCCGGGCCGAACGCCGCGCCCTGCGCCGCGACTTCTGGCTGTTCACCGGCCCGCGCGCGGTGGCCGCGGTGGCCCAGCTGGCCCTGCAACGGGTGGACGTGCTGCTGGTCGCCGCGCTCGGCGGGCTCGGCGCGGCCGCGGTCTACGCCGTCGCCGGCCGGTTCGTGATCCTGATCCAGTTCGCCAACCAGGGCATCTCGCAGTCCGTGCAGCCCCGGCTGGCCGAGGCGCTGAGCACCGGCGACCGGGTCACCGCGAACCGGCTCTACCAGGTGGCCACCGGCTGGCTGGTGCTGGTCACCTGGCCGATCTGCCTGCTGGTGATCCTGTTCGCGCCGGCCTACCTGCGGCTGTTCGGCGACGCCTACACCGCCGGCACGCCGGTGGTCCGGCTGCTGGCCGTCGCGATGCTGGTCGCCACCGGCTGCGGCATGGTCGACATGGTGCTGGCGATGGCCGGGCGCACCTCGGTCAACCTCGGCAACGTGCTGGTCGCGCTGGCCGTCACGATCGGCCTGGACGTGCTGTTGATTCCCCGGTGGGGCGCGCTGGGCGCGGCCGCGGGGCTGGCCGGCGCGATGCTCGCCAACAATCTGCTGCCGCTGGTCCAGGTGTACCGCGGCGCCCGTCTGCACCCGTTCGGCCCGGGCACCCGGGCCGCGGCGCTGCTCGCGATCGGCTGCTTCGGCCTGCTGCCGCGGGCGGTGACCGCCCTCGCCGGGGACGGCCCGGCCGGCCTGGCGCTGGCCGTCGCGGTCGCCACTCCGGCCTTCGCGGCCGGCGCCTGGCTGCTGCGCGACCGGCTCGAACTCGGCGCGTTCACCCGACGAAACCCTCAGGAGGCGAGTTGA
- a CDS encoding WecB/TagA/CpsF family glycosyltransferase codes for MVIEAFDRVQLDGTGIDRITEDEVVAVVRDALSRGRGGRIITPNVDILRRASTDPEARRHLNDADLIVADGMPLIWASRLGGAPLPERVAGSSLIWTLSEGLGRDERSVFVIGGTPAPRAWNAEPERAVLNGPTVEVPIVGRRRGTAGTAVAGAVTVREVRASGAVRAAVRLAAASPGLRIAGAVSPPFGFERDEASYAEVCEQVADARPDLVFVGLGFPKQELVIERLRGLLPATWFVGCGAAVNFVAGDVHRAPRWMQRTGLEWAHRLGTEPRRLAGRYLRHDAPYALRLLARAPRRRTRRG; via the coding sequence GTGGTTATCGAGGCTTTCGACCGCGTGCAGCTGGACGGCACGGGGATCGACCGGATCACCGAGGACGAGGTGGTCGCGGTGGTCCGGGACGCGCTGTCCCGGGGCCGTGGCGGCCGGATCATCACCCCCAACGTCGACATCCTGCGGCGCGCGTCGACCGATCCGGAGGCGCGCCGGCACTTGAACGACGCCGACCTGATCGTGGCCGACGGGATGCCGCTGATCTGGGCCAGCCGGCTGGGCGGGGCGCCGCTGCCCGAACGGGTGGCCGGCAGCAGCCTGATCTGGACCCTCTCCGAGGGGCTGGGCCGGGACGAGCGCTCGGTCTTCGTGATCGGCGGCACGCCGGCGCCCCGGGCCTGGAACGCCGAGCCGGAGCGCGCGGTGCTGAACGGGCCCACCGTCGAGGTGCCGATCGTCGGGCGGCGGCGGGGCACGGCCGGCACCGCGGTCGCCGGCGCGGTCACCGTGCGCGAGGTGCGGGCCTCCGGCGCGGTGCGCGCGGCCGTGCGGCTCGCCGCGGCCAGCCCGGGGCTGCGGATCGCCGGGGCGGTCAGCCCGCCCTTCGGTTTCGAGCGGGACGAGGCGTCTTACGCCGAGGTGTGCGAGCAGGTCGCGGATGCCCGGCCGGACCTGGTCTTCGTCGGCCTCGGATTCCCCAAGCAGGAGCTGGTCATCGAGCGGCTGCGCGGGCTGCTGCCGGCGACCTGGTTCGTCGGGTGCGGGGCGGCGGTCAATTTCGTCGCCGGCGACGTGCACCGGGCGCCGCGCTGGATGCAGCGCACCGGCCTGGAGTGGGCGCACCGGCTGGGCACCGAGCCGCGCCGGCTGGCCGGCCGCTATCTGCGGCACGACGCCCCTTATGCCCTGCGGCTGCTGGCTCGCGCACCCCGCCGCCGCACCCGGCGCGGCTGA
- a CDS encoding glyoxalase, producing the protein MRIVGLHHVQLLTPPGGEAVARAFYSGVLGMAEVVKPPVLAARGGCWFRGGGWEVHLSPVDGFVPATKAHPGVLIEDLDDLAETLRAAGHPVEWDPHFPGHRRLYSADGHGNRLEFLERLRG; encoded by the coding sequence ATGCGCATCGTCGGTCTGCATCATGTCCAACTGCTCACCCCGCCCGGCGGCGAAGCCGTCGCGCGGGCCTTCTACAGCGGCGTCCTCGGCATGGCCGAGGTGGTGAAACCGCCGGTGCTGGCGGCCCGCGGCGGCTGCTGGTTCCGGGGCGGCGGCTGGGAGGTGCACCTCAGCCCGGTGGACGGCTTCGTCCCGGCCACCAAGGCCCACCCGGGCGTACTGATCGAGGACCTGGACGACCTCGCCGAGACGCTGCGAGCCGCCGGCCACCCGGTCGAGTGGGATCCCCACTTCCCGGGTCACCGGCGGCTCTACTCGGCGGACGGCCACGGCAACCGCCTGGAGTTCCTGGAGCGGCTCAGGGGTTGA
- a CDS encoding SAM-dependent methyltransferase has translation MTSDYTQVFRDTEAVEKYESVTYAPDSYASKINDRQRDYLRELVRREFEGHHPPVHHDFACGTGRAIRTLHGLVREAHGYDTSAEMMAKAAEVGSRAYWHRVAVDGPVPAPVAAGFPAIVTVFRLLLNVDETVRDRALAFAAKALPHRGSGVLVVENHGNAGSVRHLRARRHHGERWFAELSHEEVAALLDRHGFEIVERRGFSMLTPSLHDHRLARLADAAARRLPGTDGYAVNVLYTARRVHA, from the coding sequence TTGACCAGCGACTACACGCAGGTGTTCCGGGACACCGAGGCGGTGGAGAAATACGAGTCGGTGACCTACGCGCCGGACAGTTACGCGTCGAAGATCAACGACCGGCAGCGTGACTACCTGCGCGAGCTGGTCCGCCGCGAGTTCGAGGGCCACCACCCGCCGGTCCACCACGACTTCGCCTGCGGCACCGGGCGGGCCATCCGGACCCTGCACGGGCTGGTCCGCGAGGCGCACGGCTACGACACGTCGGCCGAGATGATGGCGAAGGCGGCCGAGGTCGGCTCCCGGGCGTACTGGCACCGGGTGGCCGTCGACGGCCCGGTCCCGGCCCCGGTGGCGGCCGGTTTCCCGGCGATCGTGACGGTGTTCCGGCTGCTGCTCAACGTGGACGAGACGGTCCGCGACCGGGCGCTGGCGTTCGCCGCGAAGGCGCTCCCGCACCGCGGCTCCGGGGTGCTGGTGGTGGAGAACCACGGCAACGCCGGATCGGTGCGGCACCTGCGGGCCCGGCGGCACCACGGGGAGCGCTGGTTCGCCGAGCTGTCCCACGAGGAGGTGGCCGCGCTGCTCGACCGGCACGGCTTCGAGATCGTGGAACGGCGGGGCTTCTCGATGCTCACCCCGTCGCTGCACGACCACCGGCTGGCCCGGCTCGCCGACGCCGCGGCGCGGCGCCTGCCCGGCACCGACGGGTACGCGGTGAACGTGCTCTACACCGCCCGGCGGGTCCATGCGTAA
- a CDS encoding glycosyl hydrolase codes for MRKGLLGTFLAVLLLSAACTGEREKPAPPPAPDLSARPPAVAVQDGPFAAGPFAPPAKGAYVGAWIKPDELTHVGRLAAVDSLESSLGRRLDILNTYRRFDQLVGTASDQEFLAQGQSLMISWATGDNRSILDGEHDRLIAQQARRIRKIKRPVLLRMRWEMDRPNLRATMWSGADYIAAWKYVRAIFRKERADNVSWVWCPTAEGFQRGEAPDFYPGDDQVDWTCVDVYAGADFQPIGELMGPFLQWAAQRPKPIIIGEFGVAKAWGSANRAAWLRDAERTFKANRQIKAVAYFESDPEGNGPNQQFQLTGDEAAFGAFHSLVKDPYFNP; via the coding sequence ATGCGTAAGGGACTGCTCGGGACGTTCCTCGCCGTGCTGCTGCTCTCCGCGGCCTGCACCGGCGAGCGGGAGAAACCCGCGCCACCACCCGCGCCGGACCTCTCCGCGCGGCCGCCGGCGGTCGCGGTGCAGGACGGCCCGTTCGCCGCCGGGCCGTTCGCGCCGCCGGCGAAGGGAGCGTACGTCGGCGCCTGGATCAAACCGGACGAGCTGACCCACGTGGGCCGGCTGGCCGCGGTCGACTCGCTGGAGAGCTCACTGGGCCGGCGGCTGGACATCCTGAACACCTACCGGCGTTTCGACCAGCTGGTCGGTACCGCCTCGGACCAGGAGTTCCTGGCACAGGGACAATCCCTGATGATCAGCTGGGCGACCGGCGACAACCGGTCCATCCTGGACGGCGAGCACGACCGGCTGATCGCGCAGCAGGCCCGGCGGATCCGGAAGATCAAGCGCCCGGTGCTGCTGCGGATGCGCTGGGAGATGGACCGGCCGAACCTGCGGGCCACCATGTGGTCCGGCGCCGACTACATCGCGGCCTGGAAGTACGTCCGGGCGATCTTCCGCAAGGAGCGCGCGGACAACGTCTCCTGGGTGTGGTGCCCGACCGCCGAGGGGTTCCAGCGCGGCGAGGCCCCCGACTTCTACCCGGGCGACGACCAGGTCGACTGGACCTGCGTCGACGTCTACGCCGGAGCGGACTTCCAGCCGATCGGCGAGCTGATGGGACCGTTCCTGCAGTGGGCCGCCCAGCGCCCGAAACCGATCATCATCGGCGAGTTCGGGGTGGCCAAGGCGTGGGGCTCGGCGAACCGGGCCGCCTGGCTGCGCGACGCGGAACGCACCTTCAAGGCGAACCGGCAGATCAAGGCGGTCGCCTACTTCGAGTCCGACCCCGAGGGCAACGGTCCCAACCAGCAGTTCCAGCTCACCGGCGACGAGGCGGCCTTCGGCGCGTTCCACTCGCTGGTCAAGGATCCCTACTTCAACCCCTGA
- a CDS encoding DUF4262 domain-containing protein, with product MSDFFSEQTEIIQQFGWAVVHVLPSEEDPPDAVPFAYTVGLTADGHPELIIAGLPPDLGHQLLNEVAGRVHEEGARFRHGRRVADLIVDQDVVILAGSPTAELWPGAALARYGQRRVRLQQLVWPDPADHFPWQPAYPAEEYRQPLIDAPPVTVPRCHAPRSLAGPLGRRGRTSR from the coding sequence ATGTCCGACTTCTTCAGCGAGCAGACCGAGATCATCCAGCAGTTCGGCTGGGCCGTGGTGCACGTGCTGCCCTCCGAGGAGGACCCGCCGGACGCCGTCCCGTTCGCCTACACGGTCGGCCTGACCGCCGACGGCCATCCCGAGCTGATCATCGCGGGGCTGCCACCGGACCTCGGCCACCAGCTGCTCAACGAGGTGGCCGGCCGGGTGCACGAGGAGGGCGCCCGGTTCCGGCACGGCCGCCGGGTGGCCGACCTGATCGTCGACCAGGACGTGGTGATCCTGGCCGGCTCGCCCACCGCCGAGCTGTGGCCGGGCGCCGCCCTGGCGCGGTACGGGCAGCGCCGGGTCCGCCTGCAGCAGCTGGTCTGGCCCGACCCGGCGGACCACTTCCCCTGGCAGCCGGCCTACCCGGCGGAGGAGTACCGGCAGCCGCTGATCGACGCCCCGCCGGTCACCGTGCCGCGCTGCCACGCGCCGCGCAGCCTGGCCGGCCCGCTCGGCCGGCGCGGCCGGACCAGCCGATGA